From one Cereibacter sphaeroides 2.4.1 genomic stretch:
- a CDS encoding methyl-accepting chemotaxis protein, whose product MTIKLKLAATFLAVFLLSGIAGLVAVRDFNHIDAQLTEMIENQVQNTVKVQELNSAQLRLKAAIREHLITRNEGAMRRLEDEMVEARAQQKDAMDALEAAKLDPEGRALLDEYTALRKGISEINNKAIEFSKKNDLEGASNLLLDPDYLATQKKREELAAAIVAQQLEALDAAESDVQAIMDEAKKMLIGLLALAGVVGIAAAVWITMSIAGGLRRALDLSKRVAAGDLSAQADARGRDEIAELLKSNNLMVEKLREVVGGVSSVARQVSSGSGEMAATSEQLSQGASEQASATEEASASVEQMAANIKQAADNAMQTERIASKAAEDARASGAAVEEAVGAMRSIADKIMMVQEIARQTDLLALNAAVEAARAGEHGRGFAVVASEVRKLAERSQAAAAEISQLSAGTVRAATGAGEMLNQLVPDIENTSRLVTDISVASRELAAGAQQVATAIQQLDKVTQQNSSASQQLAGGANELSGQAEQLETTVSFFRLSEAAPAPAAPQLRIVEGGRKTPAAAAAPSPAKVTPGGFSFSLDGSDDDLDRAFQRQGR is encoded by the coding sequence ATGACGATCAAGCTCAAGCTCGCCGCGACGTTCCTTGCGGTCTTTCTTCTCTCAGGCATCGCCGGGCTGGTGGCGGTGCGGGATTTCAATCACATCGACGCACAGCTCACCGAGATGATCGAGAACCAGGTCCAGAACACGGTCAAGGTCCAGGAGCTGAACTCCGCGCAGCTTCGGCTGAAGGCGGCGATCCGCGAACATCTCATCACCCGCAACGAGGGGGCCATGCGCCGGCTCGAGGACGAGATGGTCGAGGCGCGGGCGCAGCAGAAGGACGCCATGGACGCGCTCGAGGCGGCGAAACTGGACCCAGAGGGCCGCGCCCTGCTCGACGAATACACGGCCCTGCGGAAGGGCATCTCCGAGATCAACAACAAGGCGATCGAATTCTCGAAGAAGAACGATCTGGAAGGCGCGTCGAACCTCCTGCTCGACCCGGACTATCTGGCGACCCAGAAGAAGCGCGAGGAGCTGGCCGCCGCCATCGTCGCCCAGCAGCTCGAGGCGCTTGACGCGGCCGAGAGCGATGTCCAGGCGATCATGGACGAGGCGAAGAAGATGCTGATCGGCCTCCTGGCGCTTGCGGGCGTGGTGGGGATTGCGGCTGCCGTCTGGATCACCATGAGCATTGCCGGGGGCCTGCGCCGGGCGCTCGATCTGTCGAAACGCGTGGCGGCCGGCGACCTGAGCGCCCAGGCGGATGCCCGCGGCCGCGACGAGATCGCCGAACTTCTCAAGTCGAACAACCTCATGGTGGAGAAGCTGCGCGAAGTGGTGGGCGGCGTCTCGTCGGTGGCCCGTCAGGTCTCCTCGGGCAGCGGTGAGATGGCCGCGACCTCCGAACAGCTGAGCCAGGGCGCGAGCGAGCAGGCTTCGGCCACCGAAGAAGCCTCGGCCTCGGTCGAGCAGATGGCCGCGAACATCAAGCAGGCCGCCGACAACGCGATGCAGACCGAACGCATCGCCTCGAAGGCGGCAGAGGATGCCCGCGCCTCGGGGGCTGCCGTGGAAGAGGCGGTGGGCGCCATGCGGTCGATCGCCGACAAGATCATGATGGTGCAGGAAATCGCGCGCCAGACCGACCTTCTCGCCCTCAATGCGGCCGTCGAGGCGGCGCGGGCGGGCGAGCACGGGCGGGGCTTCGCGGTCGTGGCCTCCGAAGTGCGCAAGCTGGCCGAACGCAGCCAGGCCGCCGCGGCCGAGATCTCGCAGCTCTCGGCGGGCACCGTCCGGGCGGCGACCGGCGCCGGCGAGATGCTGAACCAGCTCGTGCCCGACATCGAGAACACCTCGCGGCTCGTGACCGACATCTCGGTGGCCTCGCGGGAACTGGCAGCCGGGGCGCAGCAGGTGGCGACGGCGATCCAGCAGCTCGACAAGGTGACCCAGCAGAACAGCTCGGCCTCCCAGCAGCTGGCCGGCGGCGCCAACGAACTGTCGGGCCAGGCGGAGCAGCTCGAGACGACCGTGTCCTTCTTCCGCCTCTCCGAGGCCGCCCCGGCCCCTGCCGCGCCGCAGCTCCGCATCGTCGAGGGCGGGCGGAAGACCCCCGCCGCCGCGGCGGCTCCGAGCCCCGCGAAGGTGACCCCGGGCGGGTTCAGCTTCAGCCTCGACGGGTCGGACGACGATCTCGACCGGGCCTTCCAGCGTCAGGGCCGCTGA
- a CDS encoding FAD-dependent oxidoreductase yields MVGPATGRIVVTSRIVVLGGGFGGMYAARALKRRLGRAAEIELVNAENYFVFQPLLPEVGAGSITPAHAVSPLRFLLRDVFVRKATVDSVDFDRRLVTVFQGVQRRPTEIGYDHLVIALGQAADLSKMPGLEEHALTMRTLEDARRLRAHVIGQLEHAQITRLPEVKRGALTFCVVGGGFSGIETAGEMKDLIDRSLKFYPDIDPSEVRMIVVEFADRILGEMSQGLADYATRTLRERGIEVKLGTGVASATGTQLVTTTGEVIDTRTIVATIGNAPSPVVRRMGLPSERGRISVDRTLAVKGRSDVWALGDCALIALKDAPQGPRDYAPPTAQFAVREAEQLAENIASTLTGGTPQPFDYRSKGALASLGARKGVAQVFGLELKGFPAWLLWRFYYLAFLPGLTTRIFVLLNWFMDGISPRSVVQLHTRSVPPTRYVRYRAGDVIYEAGNRSDGFYTVVTGAVEMTRTDPETGLPQVRTIGPGGHFGERLILGATRRQTSVRAAEDTKVLVMDREEFLKLADSFQAFRDYFGPYMARHGMTWPPLGETDGQAAPKPVPTEKD; encoded by the coding sequence ATGGTGGGGCCCGCAACCGGGAGAATCGTCGTGACGTCACGGATCGTGGTCTTGGGCGGGGGCTTCGGAGGCATGTATGCCGCCCGCGCCCTCAAGCGCCGGCTCGGCAGGGCCGCCGAGATCGAGCTCGTCAATGCCGAGAACTATTTCGTCTTCCAGCCCCTCCTGCCCGAGGTGGGCGCGGGCTCCATCACGCCCGCCCATGCGGTCTCGCCGCTGCGCTTCCTGCTGCGCGACGTGTTCGTCCGCAAGGCCACCGTCGACAGCGTCGATTTCGACCGCCGCCTCGTCACGGTCTTTCAGGGCGTCCAGCGCCGCCCGACCGAGATCGGCTACGATCATCTGGTGATCGCGCTGGGACAGGCGGCCGATCTGTCGAAGATGCCGGGGCTCGAGGAACATGCGCTGACCATGCGCACGCTCGAGGATGCCCGCCGCCTGCGCGCCCATGTGATCGGCCAGCTCGAACATGCCCAGATCACCCGCCTGCCCGAGGTCAAGCGCGGCGCCCTGACCTTCTGCGTGGTGGGCGGCGGCTTCTCGGGGATCGAGACCGCGGGCGAAATGAAGGATCTGATCGACCGCTCGCTGAAGTTCTATCCCGACATCGATCCGTCCGAGGTGCGGATGATCGTCGTCGAATTCGCCGACCGGATCCTGGGCGAGATGTCTCAAGGGCTGGCCGATTATGCGACGCGCACGCTGCGGGAGCGCGGGATCGAGGTCAAGCTCGGCACCGGCGTGGCGAGCGCCACGGGGACGCAGCTCGTGACCACGACCGGCGAGGTGATCGACACCCGCACCATCGTGGCCACCATCGGCAATGCCCCCTCGCCCGTCGTCCGCCGCATGGGGCTGCCGTCCGAGCGCGGGCGGATCTCGGTCGACCGCACACTGGCGGTGAAGGGACGGAGCGACGTCTGGGCGCTCGGAGACTGTGCGCTGATCGCGCTGAAGGACGCGCCGCAGGGGCCGCGCGACTATGCGCCTCCCACCGCGCAGTTCGCGGTGCGGGAGGCCGAGCAGCTGGCCGAGAACATCGCCTCCACCCTCACGGGCGGCACGCCGCAGCCGTTCGACTATCGCTCGAAGGGGGCGCTTGCCTCGCTGGGCGCGCGCAAGGGCGTGGCGCAGGTCTTCGGCCTGGAGCTGAAGGGCTTTCCGGCCTGGCTCCTGTGGCGCTTCTACTACCTGGCCTTCCTGCCCGGCCTCACCACGCGGATCTTCGTGCTTCTGAACTGGTTCATGGACGGGATCAGCCCGCGCAGCGTCGTGCAGCTGCATACGCGCAGCGTGCCGCCGACCCGCTATGTCCGCTACCGCGCGGGCGACGTGATCTACGAGGCGGGCAACCGCTCGGACGGGTTCTATACGGTGGTCACCGGCGCGGTGGAGATGACGCGGACCGATCCCGAAACCGGCCTGCCGCAGGTCCGCACCATCGGGCCCGGCGGCCATTTCGGCGAGCGGCTGATCCTCGGGGCGACGCGGCGGCAGACCAGCGTGCGTGCGGCCGAGGATACGAAGGTGCTGGTGATGGACCGCGAGGAGTTCCTGAAGCTCGCCGACAGCTTCCAGGCCTTCCGGGACTATTTCGGCCCCTACATGGCCCGTCATGGAATGACATGGCCGCCGCTCGGCGAGACGGACGGTCAGGCGGCCCCCAAGCCGGTGCCGACGGAGAAGGACTGA
- a CDS encoding substrate-binding domain-containing protein, with protein sequence MVEKGKPEPGSRNAARRTTIYDLAALAETSASAVSAVLNGTWKKRRISERLAERILRVAEEQGYSVNLQASVLRREKSNIVGMIMPKYDNRYFGAIAERFEARARAQGLFPVITCTQRDPELEFEAAREMISYQVECLIATGATDPDRISDFCAAAGVQAINLDLPGGRAPSVVSDNFGGARDLAHLLLERAPHEALLFIGGRPSDHNTAERIRGFRAAHADRGIPLPESAILACGYAAEKAEAALEARAGDLPRGLFVNSTITLEGVVRWLRRQSPPAPVEIGTFDWDPFAALLPDCVGMVEQDVAGMLEEVFRLIGHAPDAGLRIEVPTILRRHL encoded by the coding sequence GTGGTCGAGAAGGGCAAGCCGGAACCGGGATCGCGGAATGCGGCCCGCCGCACAACGATTTACGATCTGGCGGCACTGGCCGAGACCTCGGCCAGCGCGGTCTCGGCGGTGCTGAACGGGACATGGAAGAAGCGGCGGATCAGCGAGCGGCTGGCCGAGCGCATCCTGCGAGTCGCCGAAGAGCAGGGCTATTCGGTCAATCTGCAGGCCAGCGTCCTGCGGCGCGAGAAGTCGAACATCGTGGGCATGATCATGCCGAAATACGACAACCGATATTTCGGCGCCATCGCCGAGCGGTTCGAGGCGCGGGCCCGGGCGCAGGGGCTGTTTCCGGTCATCACCTGCACCCAGCGCGACCCGGAGCTGGAGTTCGAGGCCGCGCGCGAGATGATCTCCTATCAGGTGGAATGCCTGATCGCGACGGGCGCCACCGATCCCGACCGGATCAGCGACTTCTGCGCGGCGGCAGGGGTGCAGGCGATCAACCTCGACCTGCCGGGCGGGCGGGCGCCTTCGGTCGTGTCGGACAATTTCGGCGGCGCGCGCGATCTCGCGCATCTGCTTCTCGAGCGCGCCCCGCACGAGGCCCTGCTCTTCATCGGCGGGCGTCCGTCGGATCACAACACGGCCGAGCGGATCCGGGGCTTCCGCGCAGCCCACGCCGACCGCGGCATCCCGCTGCCCGAGAGCGCGATCCTCGCCTGCGGCTATGCGGCCGAGAAGGCCGAGGCCGCGCTCGAGGCGCGGGCGGGCGACCTGCCGCGCGGCCTCTTCGTCAATTCCACCATCACGCTCGAAGGGGTGGTCCGCTGGCTGCGCCGCCAGTCGCCGCCGGCACCGGTCGAGATCGGCACCTTCGACTGGGACCCGTTCGCGGCGCTGCTGCCCGACTGCGTGGGCATGGTCGAGCAGGATGTGGCGGGGATGCTGGAGGAGGTCTTCCGCCTGATCGGCCATGCGCCGGACGCGGGGCTGCGGATCGAGGTGCCGACGATCCTGCGCCGCCACCTCTGA
- a CDS encoding ABC transporter substrate-binding protein, which produces MTSRTFALAAASGLVAALFGAAASAQEAATVAFLMPDQASTRYEEHDFPGFQKSMGELCADCTVIYQNANGDVALQQQQFNSVIAQGAKIVVLDPVDSAAAASMVEIAHSQDVKVIAYDRPIPATPADYYVSFDNKGIGQAIAQSLVDHLKATGVPDGAGVLQINGSPTDAAAGLIRDGIDAALDASSYKTLAEFDTPDWAPPKAQEWAAGQITRFGDEIKGVVAANDGTAGGAIAAFKAAGVDPVPPVTGNDATIAALQLIISGDQYNTISKPSEIVAEAAAKVVVTFLKGETPEAKTTLYDTPAELFVPAVVTAENIKAEIFDKGIQTAAEVCTGEYAEGCAKLGIQ; this is translated from the coding sequence ATGACCAGCAGAACCTTCGCCCTGGCTGCGGCCTCGGGCCTCGTGGCCGCCCTTTTCGGCGCCGCCGCTTCCGCGCAGGAGGCCGCCACCGTGGCCTTCCTGATGCCCGACCAGGCATCCACCCGCTACGAGGAGCACGACTTCCCCGGCTTCCAGAAGTCGATGGGCGAGCTCTGCGCCGACTGCACGGTGATCTACCAGAACGCCAACGGCGACGTGGCGCTCCAGCAGCAGCAGTTCAACTCGGTGATCGCGCAGGGCGCCAAGATCGTCGTGCTCGATCCGGTCGATTCGGCCGCCGCCGCCTCGATGGTCGAGATCGCCCATTCGCAGGATGTGAAGGTGATCGCCTATGACCGGCCGATCCCGGCCACGCCCGCGGATTACTACGTCTCCTTCGATAACAAGGGCATCGGCCAGGCCATCGCCCAGTCGCTCGTCGATCATCTGAAGGCCACCGGCGTGCCGGACGGCGCGGGCGTCCTGCAGATCAACGGCTCGCCCACCGATGCGGCCGCGGGCCTCATTCGCGACGGGATCGACGCGGCGCTCGACGCATCGAGCTACAAGACGCTGGCCGAGTTCGACACGCCGGACTGGGCCCCGCCGAAGGCGCAGGAATGGGCCGCGGGCCAGATCACCCGCTTCGGCGACGAGATCAAGGGCGTGGTCGCGGCCAATGACGGCACCGCCGGCGGCGCCATCGCGGCCTTCAAGGCGGCGGGCGTGGATCCGGTTCCGCCGGTCACCGGCAACGACGCCACCATCGCGGCGCTGCAGCTCATCATCTCGGGCGACCAGTACAACACCATCTCGAAACCCTCCGAGATCGTGGCCGAGGCCGCGGCGAAGGTGGTCGTGACCTTCCTCAAGGGCGAGACCCCCGAGGCCAAGACCACGCTCTACGACACGCCGGCCGAGCTCTTCGTGCCTGCGGTGGTGACGGCCGAGAACATCAAGGCCGAGATCTTCGACAAGGGCATCCAGACCGCGGCGGAAGTCTGCACCGGCGAATATGCCGAAGGCTGCGCCAAGCTCGGCATCCAGTGA
- a CDS encoding sugar ABC transporter permease, with protein sequence MDPKPEALDRGDSRLRHDEGLLGAARAFFDRVRSGDLGMLPVLVGLVVISTVFSTLNPVFLAPNNLVNLLFDAATVGFISLGIVCVLMLGQIDLSVGSMSGLASAMIGVLWVNMGWPLPAAIAVALGFGALVGLLYGVLLNRFGMPSFVSTLAGLLALLGLQLYILGPTGSINLPYASVLVRFGQIYVMPDWLSYLLALLPGAILVFTGLRTMARRRAANLSSPGLSVLLVKALVLTAALLYAAYYLNLGRGIPWMFGLFVALVLAMNYGLTRTQWGRSMFAVGGNAEAARRSGIDVRRVNVSAFMLCSTLAALGGILASARLASSSQQAGTGDVNLNAIAAAVIGGTSLFGGRGSAYSALLGILVIQAISNGLTLLNLSSSLRYMITGGVLAIAVIVDSLARQSRVSHGRA encoded by the coding sequence ATGGATCCGAAACCAGAGGCGCTCGACCGCGGCGACAGCCGCCTGCGCCACGACGAGGGGCTTCTCGGCGCCGCGCGCGCCTTCTTCGACCGCGTGCGCTCGGGCGATCTCGGCATGCTGCCGGTGCTCGTGGGGCTCGTGGTGATCTCGACCGTCTTCTCGACGCTGAACCCGGTGTTCCTCGCGCCGAACAACCTCGTGAACCTGCTCTTCGACGCGGCCACGGTGGGCTTCATCTCGCTCGGCATCGTCTGCGTGCTGATGCTGGGCCAGATCGACCTCTCCGTGGGCTCGATGAGCGGCCTCGCCTCGGCGATGATCGGGGTGCTCTGGGTCAACATGGGCTGGCCGCTGCCCGCGGCCATCGCGGTGGCGCTCGGCTTCGGGGCGCTGGTGGGGCTGCTCTACGGCGTGCTCCTCAACCGCTTCGGGATGCCGAGCTTCGTCTCGACCCTCGCGGGCCTTCTCGCGCTCCTGGGGCTGCAGCTCTACATCCTCGGGCCCACCGGCTCGATCAACCTGCCCTATGCCTCGGTGCTGGTGCGGTTCGGGCAGATCTATGTCATGCCGGACTGGCTCTCCTACCTCTTGGCGCTGCTGCCGGGGGCGATCCTTGTCTTTACGGGGCTGCGCACCATGGCGCGCCGGCGGGCAGCCAACCTCTCCTCGCCGGGGCTGAGCGTCCTTCTCGTCAAGGCGCTCGTCCTGACCGCAGCGCTTCTCTACGCGGCCTATTACCTGAACCTCGGCCGCGGCATCCCGTGGATGTTCGGCCTGTTCGTGGCGCTCGTGCTGGCGATGAACTACGGGCTGACGCGCACCCAATGGGGCCGCTCGATGTTCGCCGTGGGCGGCAATGCCGAGGCCGCGCGCCGGTCCGGCATCGATGTGCGCCGGGTCAATGTCTCGGCCTTCATGCTCTGCTCGACGCTGGCGGCCCTCGGCGGCATCCTCGCCTCGGCCCGGCTCGCCTCCTCGAGCCAGCAGGCCGGCACCGGCGACGTGAACCTCAATGCCATCGCCGCGGCCGTGATCGGCGGCACCAGCCTCTTCGGCGGCCGGGGCAGCGCCTATTCCGCCCTGCTCGGGATCCTCGTCATCCAGGCGATCTCGAACGGCCTCACGCTTCTCAACCTCAGCTCGTCGCTCCGCTACATGATCACCGGCGGCGTGCTGGCCATTGCCGTCATCGTGGACTCGCTCGCCCGCCAGAGCCGGGTCAGCCACGGACGCGCCTAG
- the cysW gene encoding sulfate ABC transporter permease subunit CysW, which translates to MSTAALTAPGALAPRASRLGPRLLIGAALLLTLFMVVVPMAFIFHRAFAEGWRLFAQNILAPDTLHAIGLTTLVAVIVVPVNVAFGIAAAWAIARFRFIGRKTLLTLIEIPFSISPIIAGICYLLLYGRQGLLGPTLLSHDIQILFALPGIVLVTLFVTSPFVVREVLPLMQAQGSEQEQAALTLGASGWQVFRRVTLPNIRWALLYGAILCTARAVGEYGGVSVVSGNVRGQTNTLPLQIDLLFNDLNVAGAFAAATTLTLLALVILVLKTVMESRRG; encoded by the coding sequence ATGAGCACGGCCGCCCTCACCGCCCCCGGCGCGCTCGCCCCACGGGCAAGCCGGCTCGGGCCGCGCCTTCTGATCGGGGCCGCGCTGCTTCTGACCCTCTTCATGGTCGTGGTGCCGATGGCCTTCATCTTTCACCGCGCCTTCGCCGAGGGCTGGCGTCTCTTTGCCCAGAACATCCTCGCGCCCGACACGCTGCATGCGATCGGGCTCACGACGCTGGTCGCCGTCATCGTGGTGCCGGTGAACGTGGCCTTCGGCATCGCCGCCGCCTGGGCCATCGCGCGTTTCCGCTTCATCGGGCGCAAGACGCTGCTCACGCTGATCGAGATCCCCTTCTCGATCTCGCCCATCATCGCGGGCATCTGCTACCTGCTGCTCTACGGCCGTCAGGGGCTTCTGGGCCCCACGCTGCTGTCGCACGACATCCAGATCCTCTTCGCGCTGCCCGGCATCGTGCTGGTCACGCTCTTCGTGACCTCGCCCTTCGTCGTGCGCGAGGTGCTGCCCCTGATGCAGGCCCAGGGGTCCGAGCAGGAGCAGGCGGCGCTGACCCTCGGCGCCTCGGGCTGGCAGGTGTTCCGCCGGGTGACGCTGCCGAACATCCGCTGGGCGCTTCTCTACGGCGCGATCCTCTGCACCGCGCGGGCGGTGGGCGAATATGGCGGGGTGTCGGTCGTCTCGGGCAACGTGCGCGGCCAGACCAACACGCTGCCGCTGCAGATCGACCTCCTCTTCAACGACCTGAACGTGGCGGGCGCCTTCGCCGCGGCCACCACCCTCACGCTTCTGGCGCTGGTGATCCTCGTCCTGAAGACGGTGATGGAGAGCCGGCGCGGCTGA
- a CDS encoding ATP-binding cassette domain-containing protein, giving the protein MTLISAEERGQPILRLRGVSKQFGAVSALADIELDIHPGEVVALVGDNGAGKSTLVKVLAGVHQPTSGTIEFMGRPVTLDSPSKALDLGIATVFQDLALCENLDVVANLFLGHELSPWRLDEVGMEVRAWTLLRELAARIPSVREPIASLSGGQRQTVAIARSLLLDPKIIMLDEPTAALGVAQTAEVLNLIERVRDRGLGVIIISHNMEDVRAVADRIVVLRLGRNNGTFPADTSNNELVAAITGATENSVSRRQARKQQEAQE; this is encoded by the coding sequence ATGACCCTGATCTCCGCCGAGGAGCGCGGCCAGCCCATCCTGCGGCTCCGCGGCGTCTCGAAGCAGTTCGGCGCCGTCTCGGCGCTCGCCGACATCGAGCTCGACATCCATCCGGGCGAGGTGGTGGCGCTGGTGGGCGACAACGGCGCGGGCAAGTCCACGCTGGTCAAGGTGCTGGCGGGGGTCCATCAGCCGACCTCGGGCACCATCGAATTCATGGGCAGGCCCGTCACGCTCGACAGTCCGAGCAAGGCGCTCGACCTCGGGATCGCGACCGTGTTCCAGGATCTCGCGCTCTGCGAGAATCTCGACGTGGTGGCGAACCTCTTCCTCGGCCACGAGCTGTCGCCCTGGCGGCTGGACGAGGTGGGGATGGAGGTCCGCGCCTGGACGCTCCTGCGCGAGCTGGCGGCCCGCATCCCCTCGGTGCGCGAGCCCATCGCCTCGCTCTCGGGCGGGCAGCGCCAGACCGTGGCCATCGCGCGCTCGCTGCTGCTCGATCCCAAGATCATCATGCTCGACGAGCCCACGGCCGCGCTCGGCGTGGCGCAGACGGCCGAGGTGCTGAACCTGATCGAGCGCGTCCGCGACCGCGGGCTCGGCGTCATCATCATCAGCCACAACATGGAGGATGTGCGCGCCGTGGCCGACCGGATCGTCGTGCTCCGGCTCGGGCGCAACAACGGCACCTTCCCCGCCGACACGTCGAACAACGAGCTTGTCGCCGCCATCACCGGCGCGACCGAGAACTCCGTCTCGCGCCGTCAGGCCCGCAAGCAGCAGGAGGCCCAGGAGTGA
- a CDS encoding FGGY-family carbohydrate kinase, which yields MTQDPSRPAPGAGDVLLGIDVGTGSARAGLFDRAGRMLASAKCDIAIWRAPGAMVEQSSRDIWQAVCRATRTALAEAGLPPEAVGGVGFDATCSLVVVGEGGAPLPVGPSEDPERNIIVWMDHRAVAQAERINAQGHEVLRYVGGRISPEMETPKLLWLAEHRPDIFARAWQFFDLADYLGWRATGDLARSTCTVTCKWTYLAHEHRWDAGYFRQVGLGVLADEGFARIGARVVEPGTPLGQGLTGEAAAELGLRPGTPVGAGLIDAHAGGIGTVGAEGTPERDLAYVFGTSSCTMTTTREPVFVPGVWGPYRSAMVPGMWLNEGGQSAAGAAIEQLVSFHPAAAEAARATEALGEALPVHLARLAAEGLADLSEVATRAEGLHVVPEFLGNRAPFADPHARAVIAGLGMERDLPSLVSLYVAGICGIAYGLRQILEAQERAGAPVERIAISGGAGQLDMVRQLLADATGKPVLASAVAEPVLLGSAILGAVAAGHEPDMTAAMQRMSRTAAHYEPAGGAIAALHDRRYAAFLALQEAARAARG from the coding sequence ATGACCCAGGATCCCTCCCGTCCCGCGCCCGGCGCCGGTGACGTGCTTCTCGGCATCGACGTCGGCACCGGCAGTGCGCGCGCGGGCCTGTTCGACCGCGCGGGCAGGATGCTCGCCTCGGCCAAATGCGACATCGCGATCTGGCGCGCGCCGGGCGCGATGGTCGAGCAGTCGAGCCGCGACATCTGGCAGGCGGTCTGCCGCGCGACCCGCACGGCGCTGGCCGAGGCGGGGCTGCCGCCCGAGGCGGTGGGCGGCGTGGGCTTCGACGCCACCTGCTCGCTCGTCGTGGTGGGCGAGGGCGGCGCGCCCCTGCCGGTCGGGCCTTCCGAGGATCCCGAGCGCAACATCATCGTCTGGATGGATCACCGCGCCGTGGCGCAGGCCGAGCGGATCAACGCGCAGGGCCACGAGGTGCTGCGCTATGTGGGCGGCCGCATCTCGCCCGAGATGGAGACGCCGAAGCTCCTGTGGCTGGCCGAGCACCGGCCCGACATCTTCGCCCGCGCCTGGCAGTTCTTCGATCTCGCGGATTATCTCGGCTGGCGGGCGACGGGGGATCTGGCGCGCTCGACCTGCACCGTCACCTGCAAATGGACCTATCTCGCGCATGAGCACCGCTGGGACGCGGGCTATTTCCGGCAGGTGGGGCTCGGGGTGCTGGCGGACGAGGGCTTCGCGCGGATCGGCGCCCGGGTGGTGGAGCCCGGCACGCCGTTGGGCCAAGGGCTGACGGGCGAGGCTGCAGCGGAGCTCGGCCTTCGTCCCGGCACGCCGGTGGGCGCGGGGCTGATCGACGCCCATGCCGGCGGGATCGGCACCGTGGGCGCCGAGGGCACGCCCGAGCGCGATCTGGCCTATGTGTTCGGCACCTCCTCCTGCACCATGACCACCACGCGCGAGCCGGTCTTCGTGCCGGGCGTGTGGGGCCCCTACCGCTCGGCCATGGTGCCCGGCATGTGGCTGAACGAGGGCGGCCAGTCGGCCGCGGGCGCGGCGATCGAGCAGCTTGTGTCCTTCCACCCCGCCGCGGCCGAGGCCGCCCGCGCCACGGAGGCCCTGGGCGAGGCGCTGCCCGTCCATCTGGCCCGGCTGGCCGCCGAGGGGCTCGCGGATCTGTCGGAGGTGGCCACCCGCGCCGAGGGCCTGCATGTGGTGCCCGAATTCCTCGGCAACCGCGCGCCCTTCGCCGATCCCCATGCGCGGGCGGTGATCGCGGGCCTCGGGATGGAGCGCGACCTGCCGAGCCTCGTGTCGCTCTATGTGGCGGGGATCTGCGGCATCGCCTACGGGCTGCGCCAGATCCTCGAGGCGCAGGAGCGCGCGGGCGCCCCGGTCGAGCGGATCGCCATCTCGGGCGGTGCGGGCCAGCTCGACATGGTGCGCCAGCTGCTGGCCGATGCGACGGGCAAGCCCGTGCTGGCGAGCGCCGTGGCGGAGCCGGTGCTGCTGGGCTCGGCCATCCTCGGCGCGGTGGCGGCCGGGCACGAGCCCGACATGACGGCCGCCATGCAGCGCATGTCGCGCACGGCCGCGCACTACGAGCCCGCCGGGGGTGCCATCGCGGCGCTGCACGACCGCCGCTATGCGGCCTTCCTCGCCCTGCAGGAGGCGGCCCGGGCCGCGCGCGGCTGA
- a CDS encoding SDR family oxidoreductase has translation MAELMQGKVAAITGAASGIGLECARTLVAEGATVVLIDRAEDRLKALCAEIGPRALPLVVDLLDGPQVSGMLPRILELAGSLDIFHANAGAYIGGQVAEGDPDAWDRMLNLNINAAFRSVHAVLPYMIERKSGDILFTSSVAGVVPVVWEPIYTASKFAVQAFVHSTRRQVAPHGVRVGAVLPGPVVTALLDDWPKAKMEEALANGSLMQPKEVAEAVLFMLSRPKGVVIRDLVILPHSVDI, from the coding sequence ATGGCAGAGCTCATGCAAGGAAAGGTGGCCGCCATCACCGGCGCGGCCTCGGGAATCGGGCTGGAATGCGCGCGCACCCTCGTGGCCGAAGGCGCCACGGTGGTGCTGATCGACCGCGCCGAGGACCGGCTCAAGGCGCTCTGCGCCGAGATCGGGCCGCGCGCCCTGCCGCTCGTCGTCGATCTGCTCGACGGGCCGCAGGTCTCGGGGATGCTGCCGCGCATTCTCGAGCTGGCGGGCTCGCTCGACATCTTTCACGCCAATGCGGGCGCCTATATCGGCGGGCAGGTGGCCGAGGGCGATCCCGACGCCTGGGACCGGATGCTGAACCTCAACATCAACGCGGCCTTCCGCTCGGTCCATGCCGTCCTGCCCTACATGATAGAGCGGAAGAGCGGTGACATCCTCTTCACGAGCTCGGTCGCGGGCGTGGTGCCGGTGGTCTGGGAGCCGATCTACACCGCCTCGAAATTCGCGGTGCAGGCCTTCGTCCATTCCACCCGCCGTCAGGTCGCGCCGCACGGCGTGCGCGTGGGCGCGGTGCTGCCCGGCCCGGTGGTGACGGCGCTCCTCGACGACTGGCCCAAGGCCAAGATGGAGGAGGCGCTGGCCAACGGCTCGCTCATGCAGCCGAAGGAAGTGGCCGAGGCCGTGCTCTTCATGCTCTCGCGCCCGAAGGGCGTCGTGATCCGCGACCTCGTGATCCTGCCGCACAGCGTCGACATCTGA